The Amblyomma americanum isolate KBUSLIRL-KWMA chromosome 3, ASM5285725v1, whole genome shotgun sequence genome window below encodes:
- the LOC144126242 gene encoding salivary anticoagulant protein P23-like isoform X1, with the protein MCQLRVAHSPTMLRLMLVCLAVVAVRCQRSSTTTERYEDTLYKFLDLLEDDDPSRVPGAPVFPGPRNTFRPSGNSFRPSAPRTPPPVPPRRIFRPIPSVFSSPSAVSSPASPGGSIRDANAFMDNVLQQKMLRLLKAKPRLYPSAVIPFFKFKVLKTGFTNRDLKVNMTAGIFRGFDTGIRRLGDCDKPARVGQNTSVSCTLDFSGITASFVAVTKGDDLAGTIKAVPVNVIVRTGGARIEATAAPAKEAILRTFLIDYVSLDVAHGANLNLNEDRDRGFKYHVRTAVAKELDSLLHDEYAPLLARAIASTDLPRA; encoded by the exons ATGTGTCAGCTCAGG GTCGCACACTCTCCCACGATGCTCCGGTTAATGCTGGTCTGCCTCGCTGTGGTTGCCGTCAGGTGTCAAA GATCCTCAACCACCACAGAGCGCTACGAGGACACACTCTACAAGTTCCTCGACCTGCTAGAAGATGACGACCCCTCAC GCGTGCCCGGGGCTCCTGTCTTTCCGGGCCCGAGGAATACCTTCAGACCCAGCGGGAATTCCTTCAGACCAAGCG CTCCCCGAACGCCGCCTCCGGTTCCTCCAAGGCGCATTTTCAGACCAATTCCCAGCG TTTTTTCTTCTCCAAGTGCAGTTTCTTCCCCGGCCTCACCTGGCGGCTCAATAAGAGATGCCAACGCCTTTATGGACAATGTGCTGCAACAGAAGATGCTGCGCCTCCTGAAAGCAAAGCCCAGGCTGTACCCTTCGGCGGTCATCCCTTTCTTCAAGTTCAAG GTGCTCAAGACGGGCTTCACGAACCGAGACTTGAAGGTGAACATGACAGCAGGCATTTTCCGCGGCTTCGACACGGGAATCCGGAGGCTGGGCGACTGTGACAAGCCGGCACGCGTGGGCCAAAACACCAGCGTCAGCTGCACCCTGGACTTCAGCGGCATCACTGCTAGCTTCGTGGCCGTG ACGAAAGGAGACGACTTGGCCGGCACCATCAAGGCTGTCCCGGTGAACGTGATCGTGCGCACCGGCGGGGCCCGCATTGAGGCGACGGCAGCGCCGGCCAAGGAGGCCATATTGCGCACGTTCCTCATCGACTACGTCAGCTTGGACGTCGCCCACGGCGCCAACCTAAACCTGAACGAGGACCGCGACCGGGGCTTCAAGTACCACGTGCGCACCGCGGTGGCCAAAGAGCTTGACTCGCTGCTCCACGACGAATACGCGCCGCTGTTGGCGAGAGCCATTGCTTCCACGGACCTGCCGAGGGCCTGA
- the LOC144126242 gene encoding salivary anticoagulant protein P23-like isoform X2, with amino-acid sequence MCQLRVAHSPTMLRLMLVCLAVVAVRCQRSSTTTERYEDTLYKFLDLLEDDDPSRVPGAPVFPGPRNTFRPSGNSFRPSAPRTPPPVPPRRIFRPIPSVSSPASPGGSIRDANAFMDNVLQQKMLRLLKAKPRLYPSAVIPFFKFKVLKTGFTNRDLKVNMTAGIFRGFDTGIRRLGDCDKPARVGQNTSVSCTLDFSGITASFVAVTKGDDLAGTIKAVPVNVIVRTGGARIEATAAPAKEAILRTFLIDYVSLDVAHGANLNLNEDRDRGFKYHVRTAVAKELDSLLHDEYAPLLARAIASTDLPRA; translated from the exons ATGTGTCAGCTCAGG GTCGCACACTCTCCCACGATGCTCCGGTTAATGCTGGTCTGCCTCGCTGTGGTTGCCGTCAGGTGTCAAA GATCCTCAACCACCACAGAGCGCTACGAGGACACACTCTACAAGTTCCTCGACCTGCTAGAAGATGACGACCCCTCAC GCGTGCCCGGGGCTCCTGTCTTTCCGGGCCCGAGGAATACCTTCAGACCCAGCGGGAATTCCTTCAGACCAAGCG CTCCCCGAACGCCGCCTCCGGTTCCTCCAAGGCGCATTTTCAGACCAATTCCCAGCG TTTCTTCCCCGGCCTCACCTGGCGGCTCAATAAGAGATGCCAACGCCTTTATGGACAATGTGCTGCAACAGAAGATGCTGCGCCTCCTGAAAGCAAAGCCCAGGCTGTACCCTTCGGCGGTCATCCCTTTCTTCAAGTTCAAG GTGCTCAAGACGGGCTTCACGAACCGAGACTTGAAGGTGAACATGACAGCAGGCATTTTCCGCGGCTTCGACACGGGAATCCGGAGGCTGGGCGACTGTGACAAGCCGGCACGCGTGGGCCAAAACACCAGCGTCAGCTGCACCCTGGACTTCAGCGGCATCACTGCTAGCTTCGTGGCCGTG ACGAAAGGAGACGACTTGGCCGGCACCATCAAGGCTGTCCCGGTGAACGTGATCGTGCGCACCGGCGGGGCCCGCATTGAGGCGACGGCAGCGCCGGCCAAGGAGGCCATATTGCGCACGTTCCTCATCGACTACGTCAGCTTGGACGTCGCCCACGGCGCCAACCTAAACCTGAACGAGGACCGCGACCGGGGCTTCAAGTACCACGTGCGCACCGCGGTGGCCAAAGAGCTTGACTCGCTGCTCCACGACGAATACGCGCCGCTGTTGGCGAGAGCCATTGCTTCCACGGACCTGCCGAGGGCCTGA